A window of Zingiber officinale cultivar Zhangliang chromosome 5A, Zo_v1.1, whole genome shotgun sequence contains these coding sequences:
- the LOC121980138 gene encoding zinc finger CCCH domain-containing protein 6-like codes for MVTPTEEAAAAPPPPCWLAVAGFFTRGRIREPKDLPSDRFYEIRTLDLDERGSQLWPPPPTAPEAAYPERPGRPNCDFYMRTGACLYDSSCRYHHPRDRLAGKKECSFYMRTGQCKFGRTCKFNHPEDYVSSRILQSSVLPQTNLQSSFAPMQNLGPNSFMASNLNAPPTQHNNIALREHSQFGSGMPFATYIVPQLNLGVSDHDDYKEFYPRVASSIDQSSDDQIEHMLPDTLDLEYPAFEKESFRRD; via the exons ATGGTGACACCGACGGAAGAGGCTGCAGCAGCACCCCCGCCGCCCTGCTGGCTTGCAGTTGCAGGCTTCTTCACAAGGGGGAGGATTCGGGAACCGAAGGACCTCCCCTCCGACAGATTTT ATGAGATAAGGACGCTGGATTTGGATGAGAGAGGAAGCCAGCTGTGGCCGCCACCGCCCACGGCGCCGGAGGCCGCCTATCCTGAGAGACCTGGGCGACCGAACTGCGACTTCTACATGCGCACCGGAGCCTGCCTCTACGACTCCTCCTGCCGCTACCATCACCCTCGCGATCGCTTAGCG GGCAAAAAAGAGTGTTCCTTCTACATGAGGACAGGGCAGTGTAAGTTTGGAAGAACCTGTAAATTCAACCACCCAGAAGACTATGTTTCTTCCAGAATTCTTCAGTCCTCTGTACTGCCTCAGACAAACTTGCAGAGCTCTTTTGCACCCATGCAAAATCTTGGACCGAACAGTTTCATG GCCAGCAACTTAAATGCTCCTCCTACACAGCACAATAATATTGCTCTTCGGGAACATTCACAATTTGGTTCAGGGATGCCCTTTGCTACCTACATTGTTCCTCAACTAAATTTGGGTGTGTCTGATCATGATGATTATAAAGAGTTTTATCCGAGAGTGGCTTCCTCGATCGACCAGTCCAGTGATGATCAGATCGAACACATGCTCCCGGACACTCTCGATCTCGAGTACCCGGCATTCGAGAAGGAAAGTTTCAGAAGAGATTGA